A stretch of DNA from Methanobrevibacter sp.:
TCCGGATTCATGTCCATGAGAAATGATGGACTGACAATGCCGGGCATTATTTCAAAGTATTTGGGAAGTAAAATCCAAAAGGTTATGGCAGTTCTTATTGTTGCTACTGGAATTCTTGTTTCAACCACTTTTGCAAAAGGAGCTGCGGATTTGCTCACAGTTCTAACCGGTATTCCAATACTTATCTGGATAGTAATAATATTCATTTACTTTTTGGTTGCAACAGTATTTCCTGTTGACAAAATCATTGGAAGAGTATATCCGATTTTTGGAGCATTGCTTTTAATTATGGTTGTTATTATGACTGGAGCATTGATTTTAAATCCGGCATATAGTATTCCTGAGTTTACAACACAGGGATTGTATTTAACTGACAAAAGTATTTTTCCATACTTGTTTGTTACAGTAGCCTGTGGTGCTATTTCAGGTTTTCATGCATCACAATCTCCAATCGTTGCAAGATGCGTTGAAAATGAACGTGATGCAAGGCCAGTATTTTTTGGAGCAATGGTCTTGGAAGGTTTGGTTGCTCTTTGCTGGGCAGCAATTGCAATGGCATTTTTCCACGGACAGCCTCAACTTGCAGCAATATATGGTGCAACACCTTCAATTGGAGTCTATGAAATGGCAAATACATTAGTAGGACCAGTTGGACTGGTTTTAACCATTGTTGGTGTGGTGATCTGTCCAATTACTTCAGGTGACACTGCACTTAGAAGTTCAAGGATAACAGTAGCTGATGAGCTTAATCTCAACCATGAAAAAATAATTCCAAGACTTAAGGTAGCCGTTCCATTGTTTTTAGTGGCATTTGGGTTAACATTTGTTGATTTCAGTTTGATTTGGAGATATTTCGCATGGTCCCAATTGATCGTGGCTACAATTGTATTATATGCTGCAAGTGCTTATCTGAGAAAAACTGAAAAACCATATATCGTTGCACTTCTTCCAGCTGTTGTGTGTACTTTAATTGCATTTGGATATATTTTCCAGGCTCCTGAAGGTTTCAGATTGCCTTCATTGATTTCAAATGTGATTTCAGTTATTGCAACGGCCATTGTGTCAATAATATTTCTTAAAAAAATCAAATAAACTATTTAATAAGCGATGAAGGAAATTTATTCTTCATAATTTTTGTGATGAGTTAAAAAAAGATTGGATCTGGTAATAATATTCTCATAAAAAATAGGTGTTTGGTGTTTAATTTGGAGGAGATTTAAACACCAAGTGTTTTTTGGAAAATTATATTTGGCAGATTTTTTTAATTTTCCAACGACTTGTATCAAATTAGTAAATTGTGAAAATCTAATTTGACAGATTTTTATATTTTGGAGATTGTATTATTATTTGACTAATAATGTGTTTGTATAAGTGATTATTTAGGTGTGCCTAAATTCATGTCACTTGTATAAAAGTTGGTTGTCATAGTATATAAATGTTTCTAAATTTTTAGGCATGCCTAAATTAATGGTATCCCATATATCTCAAAATTACATATAATATTAAAATAATTATCAATATTATAATTGAAGTCCTGGCTGAAAAAAATCTGGTTTTTCTGAATTCCTCATCTTTGACTTCACCTTTTTTCATGATTCTTTCCTTTTCGAAGGAACATTTTTGATAAATCATTTCCAAATCATTTGGAAGTCTTCCATGTTCATTTAACATGTTTATGGTTTTATTTAAATATTTGATGGCTTCCTGTTCGTCATCTAATTTAACACAACAGAAAGCGGCTTTGTAGTTAAAATTAGTAACCAATTCCAAATCATCTTCGATTTTGCTTTCATAGTTGATACAGGTTTTATAGTTTTTCAATGCATCCTTATACTGCTTCAAATCATACAGTGCATCGCCTTTTGCATTAAAACCGATGATTGTATCTTCATTTTGAAGTGACTTGTCCAAGTACTCAATTGCTTTTTCGTTTTTGCCGGTCTTTTGAAGCATCTGTCCTTTATACAAATCGGATTTTTCATCACCGCCGAACTGGTTTTCATAAGTATTTAAATTGGATAATGCATCATCATATCTTTTTGCCTGAATTAAAAGCTCAATTTTTCCAAGCAATACTTCTTTTTTGCTGATACGTGGTTTTTCGATTTTTGAATAAGATTTATATTTGTCAAGAGCTTTATCCATAAGCTCTATTGCTTCATCAATTTTTCCTTTATTGAATCTGGATAATGCCTTGTCGCTTATTACATTGATTGAACGAGGTTGCTTTTCTAGATATTGATCAAAATACTTTTCACCATAATCTCCATTGTCATGGCTTTTGTCATAATATTGGTAATACATTCCCTTTTCTTCAACTGCAAGTAAGTAATCAGCATCAATTAATAAATCTAAAATGGTCAAATAATCTTCAACATCATCTTTTCCATGTCTTTTTCTAGCTAATTTAAGAGCTTCCTTACAATTATTATCTTCAATGTATTTTTTGGCGGTTTCGATTGCATCACTCATTATATCAACTTATTATTTCCATTTTTTAATATTTAACTTCTTTATAATATAAGTACTTTAGTTTTTTATTTGGCATGCCTAAATATTTAAATATTATAAAATACAATAAAATAATATGTTTAGGTTAACCTAATTTTTTGTTTATGGATTAGTGAACTTAAACTAAAAAAATTTTTTTAGTCATGAAAAATATCTTAAAAATATTTTTCATATTTAGTTAATAAAACGGGAGAATGGTTAATGACAGAATTAATTGTAGGATTAGCAGGAAACCCGAACGTGGGTAAAACTACAGTTTTCAACAGATTAACCGGTATGCGCCAACATGTAGGTAACTGGCCTGGAAAAACTGTCGAAAGGGCAGAAGGTCATTTCAAACATGGAAGCTATGATTATGATGTTATCGATTTACCGGGTAATTATGCATTAAGTGCTCATTCTATGGAAGAAATCGTATCAAGAGATTTCATCGTAGATGATGATTCTGATGTAATTATTAACGTAGTTGATGCTGCTAACTTAGAACGTAACTTATATTTAACAGTTCAAATGATGGAATTAGGTGCTAATTTAGTAATGGCACTTAACATGAACGATTTTGCAAAGAAAAAAGATCACATCATTGATATTAAATTGATGAGTGAACTTTTAGGATTCCCAGTTGTTGAAATTAACGCAAAAACTGGTGACGGATTTGATGAATTATTAAACACTGTTGAAAAACAGGCTGCAAATCCAATCGATTCAAGTGCAAAATTAGCTTATGGTGATGAATTAAGAGAACACCTAGGAGAATTACAGGCACTTGTTGAAAAAGACAATAATTTATTGGATGTTCCTTCAGTATGGACTGCAATTAAATTATTGGAAAGAGACTCAATTGTTATAGATAAAGTGCAAAAATCTTCTCAAAGTTCTGCTATAATGTCTGAAACTGATAAGGTAGCAGGTCACCTTCAAGGCATTTTTAATGAAGGTGCAGAAGAAGTTATTGCAAATGCAAGATATGCATTCATTGGTGGATTAATGACAGAAGCCGTTAAAAGACCGGCTGTTGAAAAAGAAACTACTACTGATAAAATTGATAAAATTGTTACAAACAGAATTTTAGCAATTCCAATTTTCATTGTTATCATGTGGGCTATGTTCCAGTTCACATACACTATTGGTGCTCCATTCCAGGACATGATTGATGAAGCATTTGGAATGTTAGGTGAATGGGTTGCAGGATTTATTGCAAACGAATATTTAGCTTCCTTCATCTGTGACGGTATCATTGGTGGAGTAGGTGGTGTTCTTACTTTCTTACCTATTATTATTCTAATGTTCTTGTTCTTAAGTATATTAGAAGACTGTGGTTACCTTGCAAGAGCAGCATTTACATTAGATAAAATCATGCACAAATTAGTAGGTCTTCACGGAAAAGCATTTATTCCTATGATTTTAGGATTCGGTTGTGGTGTACCTGCTATTATGGCTACAAGAACCATGGAAAACGAAGGGGACAGAATGTTAGCTATGATGCTCGTTCCATTCATGTCTTGTACTGCAAGATTACCAATTTATGCTATTTTTGTTGCAGCATTCTTCGCTGAAAATGAAGGTACTGTATTATTATCAATTTATCTATTAGGTATTGTTGTGGCACTTATTGTTGCAGCTATCCTCAAAAGAACTATGTTTAAAGGATTATCCACTCCATTCGTTATGGAATTGCCTACTTACAAAGTACCATCTGTAAAAGGTATTTTATTACACACTTGGGAAAAAGTAAAAGGATTCTTAAGAAAAGCAGGTACTATTATTCTTGCTTGTTCCATTGTATTATGGGCTTTAAGTATCTTCCCATTAGGTGTAGAATACGGATCTGCTGAAAGTGTATTAGGTATGATTGGTAGCGTAATTGCACCAATATTCGCTCCTTTAGGATTCGGAACCTGGCAAGCTGCAGTAGCAATCATTGCTGGTTTAGCTGCTAAAGAGGTAGTAGTAGCAACCTTCGGTACATTAGCTGGTATGGAAGAAGATGATGAAGACGGTATTACTCAGTTAGTACATGATACATTCACTCCATTATCTGCATTCTCATTCATGGCATTTACCTTATTATACACTCCATGTTTCGCAGCTATCGGTGCTATCAAACAAGAAACCAACAGTTACAAATGGGCTTTAACCATGTGTGCTATTACATTAGTAACTGCATATATCGTTTCCTTCTTGATTTACAATGTTGGTCTTTTAGCAGGATTTGGATAGAATAAAAGTTTTTAAATGATTATTAGATTTAATCTAATTTTCATTTTTCAATATTTTTTTTAGTCATAACTAAATATTTATATATTGGTTAGGACATAATATTGAATAAGAAGTTTTTAGTATACCTAAAAATTTATTTTAATTATTATAATTTGGTGATAAAATGAAAACCTTAAAAGATGCAAAACCTGGTGAAACCGTAACTTTGGTAAAATACCATCAAACCGGTGATGTAGATTTAAGAAGACATTTATTAGGTATGGGTTTTGTTAAAGGAGCTAAAATTACTGTTAAAAAAGTAGCTACTTTAGGAGATCCTATTGAAATGTCTGTAAAAGGATATGATGTTTGTCTTCGTAAAGAAGAAGCTGAAAATATTGAAGTGGAATAAACTTCAATTTTTCATTTATTTTTTTTAATCTAAAATTATTAACGGTGTTATATTATGAAATGCAGAATGTGTGGTTTTGAATTTGATGAAAATGAAATTGAAAACCGAGGATGTTCCAGTTGTGGAAAAAGTAACTGTAACAGTTACCATTGCCCTAATTGTGGCTTTGCAAACTCACCAGAACTAGATCAGGAATTTGAATTTATTACAAAAATCAAAGACAAATTCAGAAAAAAATCAACAAATTAACTTTTTTTACTTTTTAATATTTCTTCAACAGTCTCATCAATACTGATTTTTTCAGTATCGACAGTTAATCCGTTTTCTTTTAATTTATATAATATTTCAGTTGTCACCGGTGCTTTTAGGTGAGCTTTTTTTAACAATTCCTTGTCTGAAAATATTTGGTGCTTGTCGCCTTCGGCAATTATCTCACCATTGTACAAGACAAATATCTTGTCTGCGAACTGATTGACCATTTCTATATCGTGTGATGAAATGACAATACTTATTCCTTCTTCATTTAACTTATTTAAGATATTCAATACCTTATCAACACCTTCAGGGTCAAGACCGGCAGTAGGTTCATCAAGAATCATTATTTCAGGCCTCATTGCAATAATTCCTGCAATGGCCACTCTTTTCTGCTGACCTCCACTTAAGTGGTGTGGGGTTTTATCCTCAAAACCAGACATTCCGACCATTTCAAGGGCCTCTGATATTCTGGATTTTACCTCATCATATTCTAAGCCTAAGTTCATTGGTCCAAAGGCCACATCCTCTTTAACTGTAGGTGCAAACAGTTGGTCATTTGGATCTTGAAACACAATTCCAACTTTCTGTCTGACTTTAAGTAGTTCATCACGTTCAAAAATGATTTTTTCACCGTCTATCTCAACATGTCCGGATGTAGGTTCACTCAAACCGTTGAAATGAGAAAACAATGTTGATTTTCCTGCACCGTTAGGTCCCATAATAGCAATCTTTTCACCTTTTTTAATTTTGAGATTTACATTTTTCAAAGCTTGTGTTCCGTCAGGATAAGTAAATGATAATTCTTTTGTCTCTAAATGAATATGTTCCATATGTTCCACCTAATTAATTGCTAAATTTTGTCCAAAGTAACCTAATTGTCCAGAATATTTAAATATGATTATTTCAAGTATTATAACGATAATAATTATTGAAATTAAATAAATATAATCACTTTTTTCAGGAGATTTCTTTTCATCAAACATTTCTGATGCGTCTGAAAATCCACGGCTTACCATACTTTTGTGAACTCTCTCTCCCTGCTCATATGCCTTTAAAAACATCATTCCAATAGTGTATCCAACTTGTTTTACTCTCCATTTATATGGAGTGTTTTTGGAGTGAATGCTGAAATTTCTTGATTTTTGACTTTTTCTGATTGCTGAGAGTTCATCAACAAACAGGAATAAGAATCGAACCATGATTGAAAGTATCATTGCTAAATCCCTTGGCATCTTCAGCTTTCTAAAAGAGCTTGCCATTTCCTGAAGGGGTGTTGTTGATGAATATATGATGATTGCAGTTAGGGATACAATCATACGAACTAAAAGCAGTATTGCCCAATTAAGACCAAAGTCAGTAACATGCAACCATGAATAGCTCCATATTATATTTCCAGGCTGGATAAATGGCTGAAAGATTATGATTGCTCCTCCAAAAGGAAGTAACATCAGTAATCTTTTGAGTGAATCGGTATATGATAAATCTGCTATTTTCAGTATAATCAATAGCATTATTTCCAAAATAATAGGTATGAATATTTCTTTTGATACAACACAGACAAGAATAATAAATATTGTTGAAATTAGCTTGATTCTACTTTCTAAATTATGAATTGGACTATTTTTTGAAGCTAAATCATCAAATCGTATAATTTGTGTTATGTCAGGCATGTTAATTCACTATTATAATATTAAAAATTAGTCATATATTATTATTTGCTTATGTCAATTTTATTAAATTTCAATTACTTTTAAAAAAAGAAAAAATAGAAATTAAAAAATTTAATTTCTACTTTTTAACGATGTATGCAACACCGAATCCTAAAACTAATGTTACCAGTACTCCAATCACCAAGGCTACAATTTGTAGTGGTTGGCTGTCTGGATCACTTGCGAATGCATAGTCAGGGAATGCGGCATCAGGAATTCCGTTGATTTCTTCTATTGAGAAATCTTCAGCTAATCCTGAATCTTCAGCTGATTTTTCGAGTCCATCCGGGTCACCAGACGCAATGTATGGTGAGAGTACACATATTACAACACAGATTACAATAGCAACAACTATCAACATGATGTCTTTTTGTTCCATATTATGCATCTCCTTGATTCCATGCGAGTAAATCTGGTCTAAATTTATCTAATGCCGCAAGAACGATTACAGTTAATACTGCTTCGATTATTCC
This window harbors:
- a CDS encoding lipopolysaccharide assembly protein LapB: MSDAIETAKKYIEDNNCKEALKLARKRHGKDDVEDYLTILDLLIDADYLLAVEEKGMYYQYYDKSHDNGDYGEKYFDQYLEKQPRSINVISDKALSRFNKGKIDEAIELMDKALDKYKSYSKIEKPRISKKEVLLGKIELLIQAKRYDDALSNLNTYENQFGGDEKSDLYKGQMLQKTGKNEKAIEYLDKSLQNEDTIIGFNAKGDALYDLKQYKDALKNYKTCINYESKIEDDLELVTNFNYKAAFCCVKLDDEQEAIKYLNKTINMLNEHGRLPNDLEMIYQKCSFEKERIMKKGEVKDEEFRKTRFFSARTSIIILIIILILYVILRYMGYH
- a CDS encoding ATP-binding cassette domain-containing protein, producing MEHIHLETKELSFTYPDGTQALKNVNLKIKKGEKIAIMGPNGAGKSTLFSHFNGLSEPTSGHVEIDGEKIIFERDELLKVRQKVGIVFQDPNDQLFAPTVKEDVAFGPMNLGLEYDEVKSRISEALEMVGMSGFEDKTPHHLSGGQQKRVAIAGIIAMRPEIMILDEPTAGLDPEGVDKVLNILNKLNEEGISIVISSHDIEMVNQFADKIFVLYNGEIIAEGDKHQIFSDKELLKKAHLKAPVTTEILYKLKENGLTVDTEKISIDETVEEILKSKKS
- a CDS encoding PDGLE domain-containing protein — translated: MEQKDIMLIVVAIVICVVICVLSPYIASGDPDGLEKSAEDSGLAEDFSIEEINGIPDAAFPDYAFASDPDSQPLQIVALVIGVLVTLVLGFGVAYIVKK
- a CDS encoding FeoA family protein; the encoded protein is MKTLKDAKPGETVTLVKYHQTGDVDLRRHLLGMGFVKGAKITVKKVATLGDPIEMSVKGYDVCLRKEEAENIEVE
- a CDS encoding carbon starvation protein A gives rise to the protein MYSFVICFAALVVSYFIYGKFIEMISGVDETRQTPAFKLQDGVDYVPMSKFKNYLVHFLNIAGLGPIFGAIQGALFGPAAFIWITLGTIFIGSVHDFYSGFMSMRNDGLTMPGIISKYLGSKIQKVMAVLIVATGILVSTTFAKGAADLLTVLTGIPILIWIVIIFIYFLVATVFPVDKIIGRVYPIFGALLLIMVVIMTGALILNPAYSIPEFTTQGLYLTDKSIFPYLFVTVACGAISGFHASQSPIVARCVENERDARPVFFGAMVLEGLVALCWAAIAMAFFHGQPQLAAIYGATPSIGVYEMANTLVGPVGLVLTIVGVVICPITSGDTALRSSRITVADELNLNHEKIIPRLKVAVPLFLVAFGLTFVDFSLIWRYFAWSQLIVATIVLYAASAYLRKTEKPYIVALLPAVVCTLIAFGYIFQAPEGFRLPSLISNVISVIATAIVSIIFLKKIK
- the cbiQ gene encoding cobalt ECF transporter T component CbiQ → MPDITQIIRFDDLASKNSPIHNLESRIKLISTIFIILVCVVSKEIFIPIILEIMLLIILKIADLSYTDSLKRLLMLLPFGGAIIIFQPFIQPGNIIWSYSWLHVTDFGLNWAILLLVRMIVSLTAIIIYSSTTPLQEMASSFRKLKMPRDLAMILSIMVRFLFLFVDELSAIRKSQKSRNFSIHSKNTPYKWRVKQVGYTIGMMFLKAYEQGERVHKSMVSRGFSDASEMFDEKKSPEKSDYIYLISIIIIVIILEIIIFKYSGQLGYFGQNLAIN
- the feoB gene encoding ferrous iron transport protein B, encoding MTELIVGLAGNPNVGKTTVFNRLTGMRQHVGNWPGKTVERAEGHFKHGSYDYDVIDLPGNYALSAHSMEEIVSRDFIVDDDSDVIINVVDAANLERNLYLTVQMMELGANLVMALNMNDFAKKKDHIIDIKLMSELLGFPVVEINAKTGDGFDELLNTVEKQAANPIDSSAKLAYGDELREHLGELQALVEKDNNLLDVPSVWTAIKLLERDSIVIDKVQKSSQSSAIMSETDKVAGHLQGIFNEGAEEVIANARYAFIGGLMTEAVKRPAVEKETTTDKIDKIVTNRILAIPIFIVIMWAMFQFTYTIGAPFQDMIDEAFGMLGEWVAGFIANEYLASFICDGIIGGVGGVLTFLPIIILMFLFLSILEDCGYLARAAFTLDKIMHKLVGLHGKAFIPMILGFGCGVPAIMATRTMENEGDRMLAMMLVPFMSCTARLPIYAIFVAAFFAENEGTVLLSIYLLGIVVALIVAAILKRTMFKGLSTPFVMELPTYKVPSVKGILLHTWEKVKGFLRKAGTIILACSIVLWALSIFPLGVEYGSAESVLGMIGSVIAPIFAPLGFGTWQAAVAIIAGLAAKEVVVATFGTLAGMEEDDEDGITQLVHDTFTPLSAFSFMAFTLLYTPCFAAIGAIKQETNSYKWALTMCAITLVTAYIVSFLIYNVGLLAGFG